Proteins from a genomic interval of Lacticaseibacillus pabuli:
- the ftsZ gene encoding cell division protein FtsZ, which produces MEFSLDNQKDNGAVIKVIGVGGAGGNAVNRMIDEDVKGVEFIVANTDVQALASSKAETKIQLGPKLTRGLGAGSTPEVGQKAAEESEEAIAEALQGADMIFVTCGMGGGTGTGAAPIVAKIAKDAGALTVGVVTKPFTFEGPKRAKNATSGISELKQHVDTLVIIANNRLLEIVDKKTPMLEAFKAADNVLRQGVQGISDLITSPGYVNLDFADVKTVMANQGSALMGIGSATGENRTIEATKKAISSPLLEVAIDGAKQVLLNITGGPDLSLFEAQDASSIVTQAATNDVNIIFGTSINEDLGDEVVVTVIATGLDSEPAASNSRAAGRHTHAQDNQRQASQDNKKASDDPFIDWDMRQAPNDRAQRDDSDEKQDDNFSDVKKTEFDIFESQPKESQQSDDDQPPFFKRRRGNDNE; this is translated from the coding sequence ATGGAATTTTCACTTGATAACCAAAAAGATAACGGCGCCGTAATCAAGGTCATCGGTGTCGGCGGTGCTGGTGGCAACGCGGTCAACCGCATGATTGACGAAGACGTCAAGGGTGTTGAGTTCATCGTGGCCAACACTGATGTTCAGGCACTCGCTAGCTCCAAGGCTGAAACCAAAATCCAGCTTGGACCTAAATTGACCCGTGGCCTCGGTGCCGGTTCGACCCCAGAGGTTGGGCAAAAGGCCGCTGAGGAAAGCGAAGAAGCAATCGCTGAAGCCTTGCAGGGCGCAGATATGATTTTTGTCACCTGCGGGATGGGCGGTGGTACCGGGACCGGTGCCGCACCTATCGTGGCTAAGATTGCCAAGGACGCCGGTGCATTGACCGTCGGCGTTGTCACCAAGCCATTTACGTTCGAAGGCCCTAAGCGCGCTAAGAACGCCACCAGCGGCATTTCAGAACTCAAGCAGCACGTTGATACGCTTGTTATCATCGCTAACAACCGCCTGCTTGAAATCGTGGACAAGAAGACCCCAATGCTCGAAGCCTTCAAGGCAGCCGACAACGTGCTGCGTCAAGGTGTCCAGGGTATTTCCGATCTGATTACCAGCCCTGGTTACGTCAACCTGGACTTTGCGGATGTTAAGACTGTCATGGCTAACCAGGGGAGCGCCCTCATGGGGATTGGCTCTGCAACTGGTGAAAACCGGACAATCGAAGCAACCAAGAAGGCCATTTCCTCACCACTGCTCGAAGTTGCGATCGACGGTGCCAAGCAGGTGCTGCTTAACATCACCGGTGGCCCAGATCTTTCCTTGTTTGAAGCACAGGATGCTTCTTCCATCGTAACCCAGGCGGCAACTAACGACGTGAACATCATCTTCGGGACTTCAATTAACGAAGACCTTGGCGATGAAGTTGTCGTTACCGTAATCGCAACCGGTCTTGATTCCGAACCCGCAGCCAGCAACAGCCGCGCTGCAGGCCGGCACACCCACGCGCAGGACAACCAACGCCAGGCAAGCCAGGACAACAAGAAGGCTAGCGACGACCCATTCATCGACTGGGATATGCGTCAGGCACCTAATGACCGTGCCCAGCGCGATGATAGCGACGAGAAGCAGGACGATAACTTTAGTGACGTTAAGAAGACCGAATTTGACATCTTCGAAAGCCAGCCAAAGGAATCCCAGCAGAGTGATGACGACCAGCCACCATTCTTCAAGCGCCGTCGTGGGAATGACAACGAGTAA
- a CDS encoding cell division protein SepF has product MAFGKIGDKFQHLFDIDDDADADYPDEQTATDNQQTQSTQQSYTRPAAPQQSAGQADFHANNVVSMSKPAKQGAKIEIYEPRIYSDAKEVGRNLLENTAVLVNFTHLESDDARRIVDFLTGVVFAINGEIKRVGDRIFLVTPANFQVSGALASKLQDDLDIDAIN; this is encoded by the coding sequence ATGGCATTTGGCAAAATAGGCGATAAGTTCCAGCATCTATTTGATATCGATGACGATGCCGACGCGGATTACCCAGACGAACAAACCGCCACTGACAATCAGCAGACACAAAGCACGCAGCAGTCGTACACGCGGCCAGCCGCACCTCAGCAGTCTGCCGGTCAGGCGGATTTCCACGCCAACAACGTCGTTTCGATGTCCAAGCCAGCAAAGCAAGGCGCCAAGATTGAGATCTACGAACCCCGCATCTATTCCGATGCGAAGGAAGTGGGCCGCAATTTACTCGAGAACACTGCAGTTCTCGTGAACTTCACACATCTGGAGAGCGACGATGCACGCCGGATCGTGGATTTTCTCACGGGTGTTGTCTTCGCGATTAACGGCGAAATCAAGCGTGTCGGTGACCGCATTTTCTTGGTCACCCCAGCCAACTTCCAGGTGAGCGGTGCGCTTGCCAGCAAGTTGCAGGATGATTTGGACATCGACGCAATTAACTAA
- a CDS encoding DivIVA domain-containing protein → MLSPMDIRDKSFTVKMRGFDQDQVNDFLDQIIADYESTLNELEDTKKKLKASEDKAQEYEGMKNAMNQAILVAQEAADKLKQQSEEDAAKVQKDAEDNAEKLLSDASEKSNRILSDASEQSRQLAIQTEDLKKNARDFREHLAALLSAELEAVQSNAWTEVLGKRDEAEKTSNSASDSESNAQNSQSPLDSEGADSLNSDSGANVSSETAPQGPEPTDQGVTEIVFPDGPMSK, encoded by the coding sequence ATGTTAAGTCCAATGGATATTCGAGATAAAAGTTTCACGGTGAAGATGCGCGGTTTCGACCAAGATCAGGTGAATGACTTTCTGGACCAGATTATCGCCGATTACGAATCCACGTTGAACGAACTTGAAGACACCAAGAAGAAGCTCAAGGCTTCCGAAGATAAGGCGCAGGAATACGAGGGTATGAAGAATGCCATGAACCAAGCAATCCTTGTCGCTCAGGAAGCCGCTGACAAGCTGAAGCAGCAGTCTGAAGAAGACGCCGCGAAGGTGCAAAAGGATGCGGAAGACAACGCCGAGAAGCTGCTGTCTGATGCCAGCGAGAAGAGCAACCGGATTTTGTCCGATGCCAGTGAACAGTCTCGTCAACTTGCCATTCAGACAGAGGACCTCAAGAAGAATGCCCGTGATTTCCGCGAGCATTTGGCTGCACTGTTGTCAGCTGAACTCGAAGCAGTCCAGAGTAATGCCTGGACCGAAGTTTTGGGGAAGCGCGATGAAGCCGAGAAGACCAGTAACAGTGCGAGTGATAGCGAAAGTAATGCGCAGAATTCGCAGTCACCCCTTGACAGCGAAGGGGCAGATTCATTAAACTCAGACTCAGGTGCAAATGTTTCATCCGAAACTGCACCACAGGGCCCAGAACCCACAGATCAGGGCGTCACAGAGATTGTGTTCCCTGATGGACCAATGAGTAAATAA
- the ftsA gene encoding cell division protein FtsA — MGSQDIYVGLDIGTTSIKAIAAEVSAGQMHVIGVGSQRADGLSRGVIVDIDKAAATVKAALEQAARKASISIERVVVGVPASMLQIEQVSGMITVAETSKEITDEDVQRVAATALTRNLPPEREVLSISPDEFIVDGFDGIKDPRGMIGVRLEMKGLLFTSPKTVVHNITRTVEKAGYKVAAFITDPQALGKYVLSDGEQDFGTIVVDLGGGQSTAAVIHDHKLKFTTEDLEGGDLITHDISVVLNTSFADAERLKREYGNADSLAASEEQTFPVTVVGKQNPATISEKYLSEIIEARLTQIFERLDKSLKQVNALDLPGGIVVTGGDAALPGVAQLASDIFGRDVKVFIPNEVGLRHPAFTLALALINDAASMTDVDILVSSALNTPVNLPKGTSSQQTAAPVQQAAADSQPQPAERSEQPAAPTKSEDDSGKPKQSIFKKLFGTFFE; from the coding sequence ATGGGAAGTCAGGACATATATGTCGGTCTTGATATCGGGACTACCTCAATTAAAGCAATCGCCGCGGAAGTTTCCGCGGGTCAAATGCATGTTATTGGTGTTGGCAGTCAGCGCGCAGATGGGTTATCGCGTGGTGTTATCGTTGATATCGACAAGGCCGCAGCGACGGTTAAAGCCGCACTTGAGCAGGCCGCGCGTAAGGCAAGCATTTCAATTGAACGGGTGGTGGTTGGTGTTCCAGCCAGCATGCTGCAAATTGAGCAGGTCTCTGGCATGATTACCGTCGCTGAGACGAGTAAGGAAATCACGGATGAAGACGTGCAACGTGTTGCGGCAACCGCATTAACACGTAACTTGCCGCCAGAACGCGAAGTGTTAAGCATCAGCCCCGACGAATTTATCGTTGACGGCTTTGACGGCATTAAGGATCCACGCGGCATGATTGGTGTCCGTTTGGAGATGAAGGGCCTGTTATTTACGAGCCCAAAGACCGTTGTTCATAACATTACACGGACGGTCGAGAAGGCCGGCTACAAGGTCGCTGCGTTTATCACCGACCCACAGGCACTTGGCAAATATGTCTTGTCTGATGGTGAGCAGGACTTTGGCACGATTGTCGTTGATCTCGGTGGCGGTCAGAGTACCGCTGCGGTCATTCACGATCACAAGCTGAAGTTCACCACGGAAGATCTCGAGGGTGGGGATTTGATTACCCACGATATTTCCGTCGTGCTCAACACGAGTTTTGCGGATGCAGAGCGTCTGAAGCGGGAGTATGGGAATGCGGATTCACTGGCTGCCAGTGAGGAACAAACCTTCCCCGTGACGGTGGTCGGCAAGCAGAACCCAGCGACAATTTCTGAGAAGTATTTGTCAGAAATCATCGAGGCCCGTTTGACGCAGATTTTTGAGCGTCTCGACAAGTCACTGAAGCAGGTCAATGCACTTGATCTGCCAGGTGGGATTGTCGTGACCGGCGGCGACGCAGCACTTCCGGGTGTTGCCCAGCTTGCTAGCGATATCTTTGGTCGTGATGTGAAGGTGTTCATTCCTAACGAAGTGGGACTGCGGCACCCGGCATTTACGCTCGCGCTTGCATTGATTAACGATGCTGCTTCAATGACAGATGTTGACATCCTTGTCAGCTCAGCACTGAACACGCCAGTGAACCTGCCAAAGGGCACGAGTTCACAACAGACGGCGGCGCCAGTGCAGCAAGCCGCAGCAGATTCCCAGCCGCAGCCTGCTGAGCGTAGCGAGCAACCAGCCGCACCAACGAAGAGCGAGGACGACTCAGGCAAACCTAAGCAGTCCATCTTTAAGAAGCTTTTCGGAACCTTCTTTGAATAA
- the mraY gene encoding phospho-N-acetylmuramoyl-pentapeptide-transferase yields MQLAQMLIPVVSAFVITVMILPLFIGYMRMNKEGQTIREEGPKWHEKKSGTPTMGGVVFILAIIITAVWVGIWQHQFGLTIIISLFIFLLYGILGFIDDFVKVSMKRNLGLRAWQKLLGQLIGAAVFLVFFFRDGFKPDLYVPFLGTVHAAWFYAIFAAIWLIGFSNAVNLTDGLDGLVAGQASIAFAAYAIIAVKMGRTDVLIICLSVIGGLLGFLLFNHKPAKIFMGDAGSLALGGLLATVSLMLHREWSLLLIGIIFVVETASVMLQVTSFRLTGKRIFKMSPIHHHFEMSGWSEWKIDIVFWIIGALGAALYLVLFL; encoded by the coding sequence ATGCAACTTGCACAGATGTTAATACCAGTGGTGTCGGCTTTCGTCATCACCGTCATGATTTTGCCACTCTTCATTGGCTACATGCGGATGAACAAAGAGGGACAAACGATTCGTGAGGAAGGCCCCAAGTGGCATGAAAAGAAGAGCGGGACGCCCACAATGGGTGGGGTCGTGTTCATTCTCGCGATTATTATTACCGCAGTTTGGGTTGGCATATGGCAACACCAATTTGGACTGACCATCATTATCAGCTTGTTCATCTTCCTGCTTTACGGGATTCTTGGTTTTATCGATGATTTCGTCAAGGTCTCCATGAAGCGGAACTTGGGCCTGCGTGCTTGGCAGAAACTGCTGGGTCAGCTGATCGGTGCGGCTGTGTTCCTGGTGTTCTTCTTCCGGGATGGCTTCAAACCTGACCTGTACGTGCCGTTCCTTGGTACCGTGCACGCGGCCTGGTTCTACGCGATTTTCGCCGCAATTTGGTTGATTGGGTTCTCAAACGCCGTTAACTTAACGGATGGACTGGACGGCCTGGTTGCGGGTCAAGCCAGCATCGCGTTTGCAGCCTACGCCATTATCGCGGTTAAAATGGGCCGCACCGATGTCCTCATCATTTGCTTGAGTGTCATTGGTGGCCTGCTCGGATTCCTGTTGTTCAACCACAAGCCTGCCAAGATTTTCATGGGGGATGCAGGAAGTCTGGCACTGGGTGGTTTACTGGCAACCGTGTCGTTGATGCTCCACCGCGAATGGTCCCTGCTCCTAATCGGGATTATCTTCGTGGTTGAAACGGCCTCTGTCATGTTGCAGGTGACGTCCTTCCGTCTCACCGGCAAGCGTATTTTCAAAATGTCACCGATTCACCATCATTTTGAGATGTCCGGCTGGAGCGAGTGGAAGATTGATATCGTCTTCTGGATCATCGGGGCGCTTGGCGCCGCACTTTACTTGGTATTGTTCCTTTAA
- a CDS encoding cell division protein FtsQ/DivIB, with amino-acid sequence MSKQDDDKPHQSFDFSPYSKQLHSKRNGVENGPAELQKNMPAVQKVRWGRTWRGLGVILPPFIIVGLFAIYMATPLSKVREVTVHGSELTTNQAIIDTSKLDDKVLIPGLALHEGKVEHRVASKFPEIKTVKLRIHRMRDVSLTVTEYKASGYYHDKKGYHLIMSTGKVLTGASETPKLGMPVFTGFGRGRALRQISKLLDQFPPAISRDVSEVVLSRGGGNPYQITIAMNDGNRIVADQRTILKKIKYYPSMVAQIKGTGTVDLEVGAFYTPNKTK; translated from the coding sequence ATGAGCAAACAGGATGACGACAAGCCGCACCAATCTTTTGACTTTAGTCCGTATAGCAAGCAGTTGCACAGCAAACGCAACGGCGTGGAGAACGGGCCGGCTGAACTACAAAAGAATATGCCTGCGGTGCAGAAGGTTCGTTGGGGGCGCACATGGCGTGGCCTCGGCGTGATTCTGCCGCCATTCATCATCGTTGGGCTGTTTGCCATCTACATGGCGACGCCGCTCTCTAAGGTGCGTGAGGTCACGGTGCATGGTAGTGAGCTCACGACCAACCAGGCCATCATTGATACCAGCAAGCTGGATGACAAAGTACTCATTCCGGGTCTGGCACTACATGAGGGTAAAGTTGAACATCGGGTCGCCAGCAAGTTTCCGGAAATTAAGACCGTCAAATTGCGTATTCACCGAATGCGCGATGTGAGTCTGACGGTTACGGAGTACAAGGCGAGCGGTTATTACCATGACAAGAAGGGCTACCACCTCATCATGAGTACGGGGAAGGTCCTGACAGGCGCCAGTGAGACGCCGAAGCTTGGCATGCCCGTCTTCACCGGTTTTGGCCGCGGTCGGGCACTACGTCAGATTTCGAAACTGCTCGATCAGTTTCCACCAGCAATCAGCCGGGATGTTTCAGAAGTCGTGCTGAGTCGGGGCGGGGGAAACCCTTATCAAATTACAATCGCCATGAACGATGGCAACCGGATTGTGGCCGACCAGCGGACGATACTTAAGAAGATTAAATATTATCCAAGCATGGTTGCTCAGATCAAGGGGACGGGGACCGTTGACCTCGAAGTTGGCGCGTTTTACACCCCTAATAAGACAAAGTGA
- a CDS encoding YggT family protein translates to MANEIITILYYLVIWAFRIYTAIVFVDIILSWLPLPQLARLKEFTVRMTEPLYRPIRRLIPAAFGIDFSPAILLVLLGLVEQIIMRILLRLATML, encoded by the coding sequence ATGGCTAACGAAATCATTACAATCTTGTACTATTTAGTGATCTGGGCGTTCAGAATCTACACGGCGATTGTCTTTGTCGATATCATTCTGAGCTGGCTCCCATTGCCGCAACTTGCGCGGCTTAAGGAATTCACAGTGCGGATGACCGAGCCTCTATACCGGCCAATCCGGCGGCTGATTCCCGCAGCGTTCGGCATTGATTTTTCACCAGCCATCCTCTTAGTTTTGCTTGGCCTCGTTGAACAAATCATCATGCGCATCCTGCTCCGTTTGGCGACTATGCTATGA
- the murG gene encoding undecaprenyldiphospho-muramoylpentapeptide beta-N-acetylglucosaminyltransferase — translation MRVLVSGGGTGGHIYPALALLDRLKERDMLDAALYVGTEHGLEARIVPDHDVAFKTIDIQGFSRKLNFAGIRKNVHTVRLFLSAVRRAREIIAEFKPDVVVGTGGYVAGAALYAAAKMHIPTVIHESNSIAGVTNKFLSHYVDKVAVSFEDVKSAFPAKKVVLTGNPRAQQVAGLEPNDRLSDFGLDPKTRTLLIFGGSRGAPRLNSAVLASLPTFAAGDYQVLFATGRRHYDSVVADAGKLPSNVAIVPYIDHMELVLPDVSLLVSRSGATSLAEMTALGLPAVLVPSPNVTHNHQYMNAKSLERSGAAIVVTEDELSTKFTSTVNELMNDEQKLAKMADDSKRLGVPDATDQLIRVMDEAMKGA, via the coding sequence ATGCGAGTTTTAGTCTCCGGTGGTGGGACTGGTGGCCACATTTACCCTGCACTGGCTCTGCTCGACCGACTCAAGGAACGCGACATGCTGGACGCCGCACTCTACGTTGGGACTGAACACGGTCTCGAAGCGCGGATTGTGCCAGACCACGACGTTGCGTTCAAGACGATTGATATTCAAGGCTTTTCCCGCAAGCTGAACTTCGCTGGGATCAGAAAAAACGTGCACACGGTTCGCTTGTTCTTGAGCGCCGTGCGTCGCGCCCGCGAAATCATTGCGGAATTCAAACCAGACGTTGTCGTGGGGACCGGGGGCTATGTTGCCGGGGCTGCGCTGTACGCCGCAGCCAAAATGCACATTCCAACGGTTATTCACGAATCCAACTCGATTGCTGGGGTCACGAACAAGTTCTTGTCCCATTACGTCGATAAGGTTGCTGTCAGTTTTGAAGACGTCAAGTCGGCCTTTCCAGCGAAAAAAGTGGTGCTTACGGGTAACCCGCGGGCGCAGCAAGTTGCTGGTTTAGAGCCCAACGACCGCTTGAGCGACTTTGGTCTTGACCCTAAGACGCGCACCCTCTTAATCTTCGGGGGCTCGCGTGGTGCACCGCGCTTAAACAGTGCGGTTCTGGCAAGCCTGCCAACCTTTGCGGCGGGTGACTATCAAGTCCTCTTCGCAACTGGTCGGCGCCACTACGATTCTGTTGTGGCAGACGCTGGTAAATTGCCAAGCAACGTTGCCATTGTGCCGTATATTGACCACATGGAGCTCGTCTTGCCAGATGTGTCATTGCTGGTCAGCCGCTCCGGGGCCACCAGTTTGGCAGAAATGACGGCGCTAGGCTTACCGGCTGTCCTGGTGCCTAGTCCCAACGTTACGCACAATCACCAATACATGAACGCCAAGAGCCTCGAGCGGAGTGGGGCGGCGATCGTGGTGACCGAGGATGAGTTGAGCACCAAGTTTACGTCCACCGTGAATGAACTCATGAACGATGAGCAGAAATTGGCCAAGATGGCTGATGATTCCAAGCGCCTTGGCGTTCCGGATGCCACGGATCAGCTGATTCGGGTGATGGACGAGGCGATGAAAGGAGCATAG
- the murD gene encoding UDP-N-acetylmuramoyl-L-alanine--D-glutamate ligase gives MREITDYQNKKVLVLGLAKSGLNAARLLHTLGAYVTVNDIKNFDDNPDAQSLVEEGVRVISGSHPVELLDENFELMVKNPGIPYTNPMVKRAEELKIPIITEPELAFEVSEAEWVAVTGTNGKTTTTTLIGLMLNEGGLTAHVGGNIGIPISKVAADSKPGEKIVAELSSFQLLGATKLRPHVAVLTNIYEAHLDYHGTRENYVNAKMRITQNQTADDYFVMNWDLPEMHELAKRSKAQIIPFSRKGAAGARASLIDGQLAWDGQKIMAADEMQIPGAHNIENALAAIAVAKLYGVNDAAITHVLRTFTGVRHRIQYVKTLNGRRFYNDSKATNVEAASVAIGAFKQPEVLICGGLDRHLSMDDLIPLLKAHTKALVTYGETAPLMVQVAKDAGIKDIKRVDTLNDAVPAAYAFSEPGDVVLLSPAAASWDQFHTFEERGDLFINLVDQLPQEDK, from the coding sequence ATGCGGGAGATTACAGATTATCAAAATAAAAAAGTCCTGGTTTTGGGGTTAGCAAAGAGTGGGCTGAACGCGGCTCGGCTATTGCACACCCTGGGGGCCTACGTCACGGTCAATGATATTAAGAATTTCGACGACAATCCTGATGCACAGTCACTTGTCGAAGAGGGTGTCCGGGTCATTTCCGGCAGCCACCCAGTTGAACTGCTCGACGAAAACTTCGAACTCATGGTCAAAAACCCTGGGATTCCTTACACGAACCCCATGGTCAAGCGGGCTGAAGAGCTGAAGATTCCAATCATCACTGAGCCAGAGCTGGCCTTTGAGGTGTCAGAAGCCGAATGGGTTGCGGTTACCGGGACGAACGGTAAGACAACGACCACGACGCTGATTGGCCTCATGCTGAACGAGGGCGGTCTGACTGCTCACGTCGGTGGGAACATCGGGATTCCAATTAGCAAGGTTGCCGCTGACAGCAAACCTGGCGAAAAGATTGTCGCCGAGTTGTCGTCCTTCCAACTGCTCGGTGCCACCAAGTTGCGTCCACACGTAGCCGTTCTGACCAATATTTACGAAGCCCACTTGGACTATCACGGGACGCGTGAAAACTACGTGAACGCTAAGATGCGGATCACGCAAAACCAGACGGCAGACGACTATTTCGTCATGAACTGGGATTTGCCAGAAATGCACGAATTAGCCAAGCGGAGCAAGGCTCAAATTATTCCGTTTAGCCGCAAGGGCGCAGCCGGTGCGCGTGCTAGCCTGATCGACGGTCAGCTCGCCTGGGACGGCCAGAAGATTATGGCTGCTGACGAGATGCAGATTCCTGGTGCACACAACATCGAGAACGCGCTGGCCGCCATTGCCGTTGCCAAGCTATACGGTGTGAACGATGCGGCCATTACGCACGTGCTACGGACCTTTACGGGTGTTCGGCACCGCATCCAGTACGTGAAGACGTTGAACGGTCGTCGGTTCTACAACGACAGCAAGGCCACAAACGTAGAAGCGGCCAGTGTTGCGATTGGTGCCTTCAAGCAGCCAGAAGTTCTCATTTGTGGTGGTTTGGACCGGCACTTGTCGATGGATGACCTGATTCCATTGCTGAAGGCCCACACTAAGGCCCTGGTTACGTACGGCGAGACGGCGCCACTCATGGTGCAAGTCGCCAAGGACGCTGGCATCAAGGACATCAAGCGCGTTGACACTTTGAACGATGCGGTTCCTGCTGCCTACGCCTTCTCCGAACCCGGCGATGTGGTGCTTCTTTCACCTGCCGCCGCAAGCTGGGACCAGTTCCACACCTTCGAGGAGCGTGGTGATTTGTTCATCAACCTCGTCGATCAGTTGCCACAGGAGGATAAGTAG
- a CDS encoding RNA-binding protein produces the protein MSTGAYHQIAGDERETLARFGQLAETASMEYRPVLTDFLDPRSQLIMETAAARAGVGYSFAGGFTGSERARGLLYPDYFQPQATDYDISVLEFHYPERFGALKHSDVLGALMNSGIKREVLGDIVGGDGVWQFATTGEMRDFIRLNLTRVGNKRIELAEATRPLAVVQPWQAREIIVNGMRLDAVVAGVFKLSRAQARELVQGRMVQLNWREDDRSDVAVGVGDQISVRGYGRIKIDTMLGVTTKDKWRLATEYIDRKSTK, from the coding sequence ATGAGTACTGGGGCATATCATCAGATTGCAGGGGATGAGCGGGAGACACTGGCACGCTTTGGCCAATTAGCTGAAACGGCTAGCATGGAATACCGGCCCGTGTTGACTGACTTCCTGGATCCACGGAGTCAGTTGATTATGGAAACCGCCGCGGCTCGTGCAGGCGTTGGCTACAGCTTTGCTGGTGGCTTCACCGGCAGTGAACGTGCGCGTGGGCTCCTGTATCCCGATTACTTTCAGCCGCAAGCGACCGACTATGACATTAGCGTTCTGGAGTTTCACTATCCAGAACGTTTTGGTGCATTAAAGCATAGTGATGTGCTCGGCGCGCTGATGAACAGTGGCATTAAACGTGAGGTCCTCGGCGACATTGTCGGCGGGGATGGCGTTTGGCAGTTTGCAACTACCGGGGAGATGCGTGATTTCATTCGTTTGAACCTGACGCGGGTTGGAAATAAGCGCATTGAGTTGGCGGAGGCGACACGTCCGCTAGCTGTGGTGCAGCCATGGCAGGCGCGTGAAATCATCGTGAATGGCATGCGGCTTGATGCCGTGGTCGCGGGAGTGTTCAAACTCTCGCGGGCCCAGGCGCGTGAGTTAGTTCAAGGCCGCATGGTCCAGTTGAACTGGCGTGAGGACGACCGCAGTGATGTGGCGGTTGGCGTCGGTGACCAAATTTCCGTCCGCGGCTACGGTCGCATTAAGATTGATACCATGCTGGGGGTAACCACCAAGGATAAGTGGCGGCTGGCAACTGAGTATATTGATCGCAAAAGTACCAAGTAA